GACGTTGAGATGCCTAACGGTACAATGCCTACTAACGTAACTGCTACTGTTGATGGTGTTTCTGCCACTTATACTACAAGTATTGATGCAGCAAACTATCGTGCTACTGTTGTTGTTAAGGGTGGTGACATTAGCGTTAACTCAGGAAACTACCACACATATACAATCAACTTTGCCGTACCTAAAGTTACAGTTAATGTTGCATCAGCAAACATCACTATGGGTCGTGCATACATAGGTACAGTTGGTACTACTTCTGCAACAATCACTCAAGGCACTTCAACTACTGTTACTGCTGTTGCCAATAGCGGATATATGTTCAAGAATTGGACTAATAATGGTACTGTTGTAAGTACTAACGCTACATACACTGTTACTGCTAACGAGAATACAAACTTAGTTGCTAACTTCGTTAAAGTTTACACAGTAACAGTAAGTACAAATAATAGTGCATACGGAAAAGCATATATTAAAACAGAAGGACAAACTTCAGTTGCTGTTGAAGAGGGTTCTTCAATAACACTTACTGCTGTCCCTAACGAGGGTTACAAATTCTCAGCATGGAAAAAAGGAAGAACAAATGTAAGCACTGAGGCTGTTTACACAATAGAAAGCGTAACTGCAGATATTACTTACACTGCAAACTTTGCAGCAAAAACAAACAGTGACCTTGCATTTGAGATAACTGATGTTGAGTATAGCGATATTGACAATGGAACATTCACCAACACTGCTTCTTCAACTAACTCAGAGGGTACTATCACATACGCAATTACAAGCGGCGAAGAGTTTGCTACAATTGACGCAACAACTGGTGTTGTTACATTCTTGAATGTTGGTTCAATAACTGTTACTGCAACTCAAGAGGCTTGGGGCGATTACTTAGAGACAAGCGTAAGTTACTCATTAGATATTACTCCTACAGGCATTGAGGAGAGTACAATGGATGAGGTAACAATCTTCGCTAAGAGCGGTGCTATTGTTATCAACTGCAACGAGACTGCTAATGTTGAAATATTCAATATGGGTGGTACATTGATTAACTCTACTGTTTGCTACGGAAATGAATTGATAGACATTAACAACGGTATTTACATTGTTAAGGTTACTATCGGCAACAACAGCAAAGTTGAGAGAGTTATTGTTAAGTAATTGATTAACTTATAACATATTTTGGGAACGGCAGCATTTTGTTGCCGTTCTTTTTTAAAGGAAATGGGCATTAAATTTTTAAGTCTTTCAAGTGGAAGTAGCGGTAACTGCTACTATATTGGTACAGATGAAGAGGGTTTTCTGATTGACGCCGGTATTAGTGCCAGAAGGATAAAGAAATCTCTTGCAGAACATGGCATTGATATGGCAATGATTAAGGGCGTTTGTATATCGCACGACCACGCCGACCATATTGCCGCCGCTGGGTATTTGGGAGAACGTATGGGAAAACCTATCTATGTAACCAAAACCGCCTTAGAGGGGATGAACAGAAACTGGAGAATGACCGAGAAGATTTATACTGCTCATAGATTTATTTTTAAAGAGATTAGTTTCAACCTTGCGGGATTTGAGATTACTCCTTTTGAGGTTCCTCACGACGGGCACGACAATGTAGGATTCTTGGTTAAGAGAGATTCTTGGTGTATGGCATTTGCCACCGATCTTGGAAGAATTACTCCCACTGTTAAACGTTTTATTACACAAGCAAAACATTTGGTTATTGAATCGAACTACGATGCCGAGATGTTACGCAATGGAAAATACTCATACTTTCTTAAACGTAGAATTTTAGGCGAAAACGGACACCTTTGCAACAATGTTTGTGCTAACTTTTTAGCAGATAGTTTTACTGAATGCAACTGGAAAAATATTTTCCTTTGCCACTTAAGTAACGAGAACAATACTCCAGAACTTGCTTTAAGAACTACTACCGATGCTCTTTTAAGTGCTGGTATCAAAGTTGGCGAAGAGGTTGATGTTCACACTCTTAAACGAGATAAAGCTTCGGAATTATTTATTTTAGATTAAGAAGTTATAAATTTTTATTGATTTTTGTTTGCGAGTTACGAGCAATCTTGTTACCTTTGCACCCGCAAACAGATGATTAAGTTGACTCCGTAGCTCAGTTGGTAGAGCAAATGACTCTTAATCATTGGGCCGAGGGTTCGAGTCCCTCCGGGGTCACTTACAGAGCAACCAAATGGTTGCTCTTTTTTTGTAGTCGGGACTCTCTCAGAAAAGTTAACTCACTAACAGATAGCGGTCGAAAGGCTTCGCACTTTCTCCGTTAGTTCGTTGATTTTTGTTACACAAAAATTCGAGTCCTATCTCCGGGGTCACTTATAGAGCAACCAAATGGTTGCTCTTTTTTTGTTGTCGGGACTCTCCCCCGTCGCACAGAGCACTGTGCTCCCCACCCTGTGGCACGGATTGACATTTAGTCAATCCTATTTGCGTTGCAAATGCCTTGCGTGCCTCCGGGGTCACTATAAGACTGCACGTGTGCAGTCTTTTTTTTTGCAGTCGGGACTCTCCTCCGTCACACAGAGTACTGTGCTCCCCATTTTAAAGCACGGATTAACATTTAGTTAATCCTATTTGCTTCGCTAATACCTTAAAATGCGTTGATTTTTGTTGCACAAAAATTCACCAATTTGACATCCCCGTTTTAAGCGATATAATTACATTCTTTAAAGATGATTGCTATTACTGTTTTGGTTAAAATTAGTTGCCATTGCTTTATTATTTTAAATTTATATAAAAAAATAAATATAAGTAATTTTATCTTTTGAACATTAAAAAGCCCAAGAACTTATCTTGGGCTTTATTATTTTAAAGTTTATTCTCTGACTCTACTTTGTTTCCTTCACTTTTGTTAAGGTTTGCCGTTAAATACATTACCATACATAATAGGACAAACAATACTAATGAGCCTGTAAGTAATGAGAAGATTTCCATACTTAATAATATATAGTTCATTATATAAACTAACGTTACAAACAATCCTAATAGATATGCACTTTTATTCTTTAATATTTCTCTAAAGTAGAAAATTAATGCCCCTATGGTCATAATAGCCGATATTAAATAGGCATATCCAAAACTTATAAACTCAGAGAGTGCCAACAACATTGAATAGAAAAGAACAAGCGATAGTCCTATAACTATATATTGAACAATATTTATCTCTTTGCGAGTAAGGAACTCTACGAATAAACTTGCTACAAATACAAGCAATATTATAAGTATTCCATATTTTGCCGAACGCATAGTTTTTTGATATGAATTTGCAGGATCTACCAATGAGACCCCAACTTCTGCAGCATATAATGGTATATTCATCTCTGAGATACTCCATGATGCTTTAAATCCATCAGATGTTACACTTCTTTCTAAAGGCAGAAAATCTCCATAAAAACTGGGATGCTCGTAATTAGACGAGATATTTATTAATGTCTCTTCGGCATCTGTATAGAAAGTTATCGATTCGGTTCCATTTAGGGCTACTTGCAACGCAAAATCTATTTTATCTCCTTCTTTTATATTTTGGGGGAGTTCAACATCAGCCACCAAATATTCTCCTTCCTTTATCATTTTATAGGTATTTCCTCCAAAGAGAAGTTGAGAAATATTCGTTAGTCCCTTAAAATCTCTAATCTTGAGAAAAACTCTATTCCTTTTTGCGTTCATCACATCTTTACCAATTGTAAATACTCCCTTCATATCTGTATTGGAGCTATATACAATTACGTCATATATAGATCGATGTAATTTCTTTACATCTAATTTTGTCTCATAAGAGATATTTGCACAATCAGTACAATTATTTAATTCAGAACCTGTTCCCTCCTCTATTACAGTTGATGAGATATATGGTGATGCGATTGTTTGAGAAGTACCATAGGCATGTTCAATCTCTCTTTCTACTTCTGATTTTGAACTCTGCCTGTCAGAGATAAGTGCTTTAATCATTACTAAGGGTATAAGCAATAATAGTGAGATTACTGCTACAACTACAATCTTTACAGCTGATTGCGAAACTGTTTTGTTCTTTTTCTTTTCCATAATTCTTGTTTTTTATTTCTATTTGATTATATTATCTTAATTCTTAATAACTCTTATTTAGCGTTTATTGTTATAGAGAGAGATGGATTGTTATTTCTATCAAAAAATTTTATTTTTTTTACAGATACACAAGAGATATATAAGAATATATTTTTATTTTAAATCTGTTTCACTATCTTTGCTAATATTAAAAAAACAGAATTGATATTTTATTTTTATTATGGAGGTAAAAAAATATATTAAGGAGAACGAAGAGAGATTCTTAGAGGAACTTTTTTCATTGATTAGAATTCCAAGTATTAGTGCTAAAAAAGAGCATAAGGGAGATTTGATTGCTTGTGCCGAGAGATGGAAAACTTTACTTTTAGAGGCCGGTGCTGATAAAGCAGAGATTATGCCATCGGCTGGTAATCCGCTTGTATATGCCGAGAAGTTTGTTGACGCTAATGCTAAAACTATTCTTATATACTCCCATTACGATGTTATGCCTGCTGAACCTTTGGAATTGTGGAACAGCAACCCCTTTGAGCCTGTTGTTAAAGATGAGAGGATTTGGGCTCGCGGTGCTGATGATGATAAAGGTCAGGCTATGATTCAGGTTAAGGCTTTTGAGTATGTAGTAAAAAATAATCTCCTTAAAAATAATATTAAGTTTATTTTTGAAGGTGAGGAAGAGATTGGTTCACCAAGCCTTAATGCTTTCTTAAAAGAACATAAGGAGCTTTTAAAGGCTGATATTATTTTAGTATCAGATACAAGTATGTTGAGTGCTGAACTACCTTCACTAACTACCGGTCTGCGTGGTTTGGCTTATTGGCAAGTGGAAGTTACCGGACCTAACAGAGATTTACACTCCGGTCACTTTGGCGGTGCTGTTGCAAATCCTATTAATGTCTTGTGCGAAATGATTGCTAAAATGACAGATGAGGATGGCAGAATAACTATTCCCGGTTTTTATGATGATGTTGAGGAGCTATCAAAAGAGGAACGCGATATGATTGCCTCTATACCTTTTGATGAAGAGAGTTACAAGAAGGCTATCGGAGTGAAGGCTCTTCGCGGAGAGAAGGGCTATGCTACTCTTGAACGCAATAGTTGTCGCCCATCATTTGACGTATGCGGTATTTGGGGAGGTTATACTCAAGAGGGTAGTAAAACCGTATTACCATCAAAGGCGTATGCCAAGGTTTCGTGCCGATTGGTTGCTCACCAAGAGCATAACAAGATTTCTAAAATGTTTGAGGAGTATTTTACCTCTATTGCTCCTGATTGTGTTGAGGTTAAGGTTACTCCTTCGCATGGTGGCGAGGGCTATGTTTGCCCCATATCTCTCCCTGCTTACAAGGCTGCCGAATTAGGATTTGAAAAGGCATTCGGAAAGAAACCTCTTGCAGTTCGCCGCGGTGGCAGTATTCCTATCATTAGCGACTTTGAGAAGATTTTAGGCATCAAAACCATTCTTATGGGATTTGGATTGGAGAGCGATGCTATTCACTCGCCTAACGAAAACTTCAGATTAGATATTTTCAGAAAAGGAATTGAGGCAGTTATTGAATTCCACAAGAACTTTAAATAACTCTTTTTACGAGGTTTTATATCAATAAAGTTAATGGCAGCCGTTTCACAACGACTGCCATTCTTAATTTAACCTTAAATCTAATACTATGAAAAACTTCCACAAATATATATAGTTGTTTATATATTTTATTTACATTATAGTTAATAATTGTTAATTGTGTATATTTTTGTAGTACTTTTTAATTTTTAAAGCATAGTTTGTATAATGTTGTAAGTATTTATGGTAATATAATTACATTTTATAGTACGATTGCATTAATATGGATATAATATTATAATGTTCCTATTTCACTATCTGTATTTATACTCTTTAAAGAGTATATAGACAAAAAAAATAAGGGCAGCAGCCCTTATTTATCTATGTTTATTTTCTTTGGTTTATGGTTGTTTATCATATACCAACTCTACATTATCCAACCAAAATACGCTTCCTACTGTTCCAACGTATGGACCTAAGTCACTTGATGATATTTTTAAAATCATATGTGTTGGCTCAACACCCGGCTCAGCCCATCCTACCTCTTGTACAGGCACCATCTTTCCTTTACTATTGGTTGTGTAGTATGGATTAGGAGATGATGTATTTATTAACCCCATATAACTTTTGTAGAATGGCTCTTTTGTTATGTCGCCATAGTGAACAGGTATTTGGTAATCGTTTACCCACTCTAATACATCGCTTCCAAATTTCTCTATTGCTGTTCCTACACGTTTTGCAAACACATTACCATCTTCATCTTCCCAGCGATGAATCAAGAGCATCATAGCCTCGGCATTATCTGTTCCCTCCAATTTTGAGATTTTGGGACTTCCTGTTGCTCTGTATACTTGTTTCTCGCGTTTTGTTTTATAATCAAATTGTAGAGCAATGGGGCGTTTTGTAAATGGTATTCCTTGATCTAACTTTGACATTGGATCTTTTGCAGTTTTTACAGGCTCTGCCATACCGCCTAAAAATACTGAGCCGGATGCAACCACTACTATATTTACAATTCCTATTGCTTTACACCTCTCCTCTACTACCTCTAATCTTGCACAATATCCGTTGCCTCTCTTCTCTGGTCTTACTGAGCAACTTGTCTTAACAATTCCGGCAGGAGCAGCCAATACATTTGATGATGCCCATGGCGAGATATTGTTTCTTCGGTATGGAGTTGCTCCTTTTATTTCGACATTGGGGGCAATATCGTACAATTTTTTTGTATCACCTCCCAACAAAAACGACTCTTTTATTACTCGTGTTTGCCACTGTTCCATATCACCGAATGGTAACTTCTCAACATATTGGGCAGATACTCCTTGTGTTATACCTATATACAGAAGTGCTGACACTATTATAAATATTCTCTTCATAGTTCTTGTTTAAATACATTTTCTGATGCAAAAATAACTTTTCTAATCGGTTTATACAAATTGAATTTGCGTTTAATATGTCCTATAATTCATCATATAGATTAAAATTAGAGTTTTAAAAGTTGGGGAAGTTACATATTTTGGTTACTTTTGTAAAGTGATAGAGATAAGTGTTATAATTTCTTATATAAACTAATTATATCTTATATGAAAGCATACGTATTTCCCGGACAGGGATCACAATTCCCCGGTATGGGCAAAGAACTTTACGAGAATAATAGCGAGGCTAAAGCAATGTTTGACAAAGCCAACGAGATATTAGGTTTTGATATTGCAGATATTATGTTTAATGGTACCGAGGAAGATCTTAGACAAACTAAAGTTACTCAACCTGCTGTTTTTTTATACTCTGTTGCATTGGCAAAGAGTATGGGTGAGGAGTTCACTCCTGATATGACTGCCGGTCACTCTCTTGGAGAGTTCTCGGCTTTGGTTGCCGCTGGTGCTTTATCGTTTGAAGAGGGATTGAAACTTGTTGCCGCACGTGCTTTAGCCATGCAAAAGGCTTGCGAAATGACACCCTCTACTATGGCTGCCGTTCTTAAACTCTCAGACGAGACAGTTGAAGAGATTTGTGCCGAGATTAAAGATGGTGTTGTTGTTGCAGCAAACTACAACTGTCCCGGTCAGATTGTTATTTCAGGAGAGGAGCCTGCTATTGATGCTGCTTGTCAAAAACTTTTAGAGGCCGGTGCCAAACGTGCTCTTAAACTTAAAGTTGGTGGTGCATTTCACTCACCATTAATGGAGCCTGCAAGAGAAGAACTTGCTGCCGCTATTGAGAAAGCAGAGTTCAAAACTCCAAAATGTCCGATATATCAAAATGTTACAGCTCAAGCAGAAACTAATCCTGAGATTATCAAAGAAAACTTGGTTGCTCAACTAACTGCTCCTGTTAGATGGACTCAATCTGTTATGAATATGATTAACGATGGTGCTACTTCATTCACTGAGGTTGGACCCGGTAACGTTCTTCAAGGTTTAGTTTCAAAGATAAACAACACTGTTGAGGTAAGTGGAGTAAAATAAGAGTAATTCTTAAATTATATATTAAACGAAAAGCAGAGCCATAAGACTCTGCTTTTTTAGTTTATCTATTACAAACTTTTATCTCGTGTTTTAAACCTTAGAAAGGCAACTCATCAACTTCTGATTGTGGTTCAAAGGTTGGCATTGGTGCTGGTTGTGGTGCAGGAGCTGCGTCTGCTGTTGCTTTTTCTATTTTCCACGCATTAATATTTGTGTACCAACGTCCGTTATACTCTCTACTCTCTATATCTATGCTTGCAACTATTTCATCGTTTTGAGCTACCGGATATTGATCTACTCTATCTCCAAATAGTGTAAGACATATTTTTTTAGGAAATTGATCGTGAGTTTCGATTACAATCTCTTGTTTCTTCCATTGATTTCCTGCTTGACTTGTTCCACTTTGTAGTGGCAATACTGTTACTACTTTTCCTTTAACTTCCATCTTTTCTTAATTTTATGATGCGAAGTTAACCAAAAGTAAGGGTTAAACAAAATTTATTTACTATTTTCGCACTATTAAGTTGATAAATATGAACAGCGAGGTTATTGATGAGATTTTATACGACTCTACGTCTCTTCTCAAAAAGATGATTTCACTTCCCTCTCATAGCAGAGAGGAGAGTGAGGTTGCCGATTTATTGGTTGAGTTTGTTAAAAACAAGATTACTTCTTGCGAGGTTAATCGCATTGGCAACAACGTATGGGTTGTAAGCAAAGAGTTTAACGACACAAAGCCCACAATACTTCTCAACTCCCATATTGACACCGTTAAACCTGTTGAGGGATGGAGCCGTAATCCTTACTCTGCGTTGGAAGAGGAGGGTAAATTATTTGGATTAGGCAGTAACGATGCAGGGGCTTCGGTTATTGCTCTGTTGGCGGCTTTTAGGGTATTGGTTGATAGCAATCAAAAATACAATCTTATCTTTGCCGCCTCAGCCGAGGAGGAGGTTTCAGGAAAGAATGGCATGGAGTGTTTAATCAAGCAACTCCCCGATATATCATTTGCTATTGTTGGCGAGCCTACAAATATGAGACCTGCCACCGCCGAAAAGGGGTTGATGGTTTTGGATTGTAGTGTCAAGGGTGTTTCGGGACATGCTGCAAGAAACGAGGGTGTTAATGCAATATATAAAGCCATTAAGACTATTGAGGGCATTAAGAGTTATAAGTTTGAAAAGGTTTCACCTCTTTTAGGAGAAGTTAAATTAACAGTAACCGGCATTAATGCCGGTACTCAGCACAATGTTATTCCTGACGTTTGCTCTTTTATGATTGACGTTAGACCTAATGGGATGTACTCTAATGTTGAAGTATGGGAGATATTAAAAGGGCAATTTCCCGAATGTGAGTTTACTCCTCGCTCTACAAGACTAAACTCTTCAAGCATAGATGAAAACCATCCATTTATGCAACGTTGCAACTTGCTAGGACTTGAATCGTTTGGCTCTCCTACCCTTTCGGATCAGGCTCTTATCCCATATACTTCGGTAAAGATTGGACCGGGCGACTCTGCTCGTTCTCACACTGCCGATGAGTTTGTATATTTTAGCGAGATCAGAGAGGCCATTGAACTTTATGTCAGGTTGCTTGACGGGCTACAAATATAGATTTACATACTTAAGAAGTATTGAGTTACTCTATTTTTTAGTTTTGAGTTTTTATACCCCTTACACTCTATTAGTTTGTCAGGGGTTTTTGTTGCTCTTCTCAACAAACGATAACGCAAACTATATTTTGCCTCTCGAAGCGGATAGAGGTCCATCTTCTCTAATTTTATCAATGTCTCTTTTATGAAATCCTCACTATAATTGAGGGCTATCAATCTTCGTAATAGTCGAGCTGAGAGCAAATCTAATTTACGATTTAATCCCTCCTCTGATAGTGGATCACCCAATAAGAAACCGAACTTTTGCAACTCTGTTATTACATTAAGTAGTTGGTTTACGTACAACTCTTGATGTGTTGTGTCAGGTTTATTTGTTAACGAAGTTGGTATTGCATGGTGATAATAGTAGAGTTGTGTGGGTATAAATGTTATCTTCTCTGCTAAACAGAATGCCTTTATCAAAAAATACTCATTATCGTGAATATTCTTCTCAATAAACTTCAATGTATTCTCCAACAGGAATTTACGCCTATAAACGTATCCCCATAATACACTTTGAGGAGCTTGCATATTCATATACTCTGCTCCACTCATCTCTCTGCAATAGGGAAATATTTTTTTTGTTACTTGCGACTCGTTACCCTCTTCATCAACTTTTAAGTAATCAAATCCTATAATATCGTGACTA
The sequence above is drawn from the Bacteroidales bacterium genome and encodes:
- a CDS encoding T9SS type A sorting domain-containing protein; protein product: MKKLLLNFSLIIAFLFTTNLIFAQYQLTNSGFENWEGVSQKKPGLFGGTISGDEPTQWNSFVTAQVKSSTFASAIADKCEPSTDVRPGTAGSKSAKIWSTSVLGVVANGNLTTGRIYGGSLSATDASGNYNFSDPSSDAAYKHSFAGKPDSIVTWLKFVPKNTSQMARVSAIIHENSRYQDPEATTYTNIVAKAQHNFYATSDKGWQRISVPFTYEGNKTPAYILVSYTTNATPGEGNENDALYVDDAEMIYNSKANSVSFNGVNFSGFNKNTYIYYDVEMPNGTMPTNVTATVDGVSATYTTSIDAANYRATVVVKGGDISVNSGNYHTYTINFAVPKVTVNVASANITMGRAYIGTVGTTSATITQGTSTTVTAVANSGYMFKNWTNNGTVVSTNATYTVTANENTNLVANFVKVYTVTVSTNNSAYGKAYIKTEGQTSVAVEEGSSITLTAVPNEGYKFSAWKKGRTNVSTEAVYTIESVTADITYTANFAAKTNSDLAFEITDVEYSDIDNGTFTNTASSTNSEGTITYAITSGEEFATIDATTGVVTFLNVGSITVTATQEAWGDYLETSVSYSLDITPTGIEESTMDEVTIFAKSGAIVINCNETANVEIFNMGGTLINSTVCYGNELIDINNGIYIVKVTIGNNSKVERVIVK
- a CDS encoding MBL fold metallo-hydrolase yields the protein MGIKFLSLSSGSSGNCYYIGTDEEGFLIDAGISARRIKKSLAEHGIDMAMIKGVCISHDHADHIAAAGYLGERMGKPIYVTKTALEGMNRNWRMTEKIYTAHRFIFKEISFNLAGFEITPFEVPHDGHDNVGFLVKRDSWCMAFATDLGRITPTVKRFITQAKHLVIESNYDAEMLRNGKYSYFLKRRILGENGHLCNNVCANFLADSFTECNWKNIFLCHLSNENNTPELALRTTTDALLSAGIKVGEEVDVHTLKRDKASELFILD
- a CDS encoding cell envelope integrity protein CreD encodes the protein MEKKKNKTVSQSAVKIVVVAVISLLLLIPLVMIKALISDRQSSKSEVEREIEHAYGTSQTIASPYISSTVIEEGTGSELNNCTDCANISYETKLDVKKLHRSIYDVIVYSSNTDMKGVFTIGKDVMNAKRNRVFLKIRDFKGLTNISQLLFGGNTYKMIKEGEYLVADVELPQNIKEGDKIDFALQVALNGTESITFYTDAEETLINISSNYEHPSFYGDFLPLERSVTSDGFKASWSISEMNIPLYAAEVGVSLVDPANSYQKTMRSAKYGILIILLVFVASLFVEFLTRKEINIVQYIVIGLSLVLFYSMLLALSEFISFGYAYLISAIMTIGALIFYFREILKNKSAYLLGLFVTLVYIMNYILLSMEIFSLLTGSLVLFVLLCMVMYLTANLNKSEGNKVESENKL
- a CDS encoding dipeptidase, with amino-acid sequence MEVKKYIKENEERFLEELFSLIRIPSISAKKEHKGDLIACAERWKTLLLEAGADKAEIMPSAGNPLVYAEKFVDANAKTILIYSHYDVMPAEPLELWNSNPFEPVVKDERIWARGADDDKGQAMIQVKAFEYVVKNNLLKNNIKFIFEGEEEIGSPSLNAFLKEHKELLKADIILVSDTSMLSAELPSLTTGLRGLAYWQVEVTGPNRDLHSGHFGGAVANPINVLCEMIAKMTDEDGRITIPGFYDDVEELSKEERDMIASIPFDEESYKKAIGVKALRGEKGYATLERNSCRPSFDVCGIWGGYTQEGSKTVLPSKAYAKVSCRLVAHQEHNKISKMFEEYFTSIAPDCVEVKVTPSHGGEGYVCPISLPAYKAAELGFEKAFGKKPLAVRRGGSIPIISDFEKILGIKTILMGFGLESDAIHSPNENFRLDIFRKGIEAVIEFHKNFK
- a CDS encoding PCMD domain-containing protein, coding for MKRIFIIVSALLYIGITQGVSAQYVEKLPFGDMEQWQTRVIKESFLLGGDTKKLYDIAPNVEIKGATPYRRNNISPWASSNVLAAPAGIVKTSCSVRPEKRGNGYCARLEVVEERCKAIGIVNIVVVASGSVFLGGMAEPVKTAKDPMSKLDQGIPFTKRPIALQFDYKTKREKQVYRATGSPKISKLEGTDNAEAMMLLIHRWEDEDGNVFAKRVGTAIEKFGSDVLEWVNDYQIPVHYGDITKEPFYKSYMGLINTSSPNPYYTTNSKGKMVPVQEVGWAEPGVEPTHMILKISSSDLGPYVGTVGSVFWLDNVELVYDKQP
- the fabD gene encoding ACP S-malonyltransferase, which encodes MKAYVFPGQGSQFPGMGKELYENNSEAKAMFDKANEILGFDIADIMFNGTEEDLRQTKVTQPAVFLYSVALAKSMGEEFTPDMTAGHSLGEFSALVAAGALSFEEGLKLVAARALAMQKACEMTPSTMAAVLKLSDETVEEICAEIKDGVVVAANYNCPGQIVISGEEPAIDAACQKLLEAGAKRALKLKVGGAFHSPLMEPAREELAAAIEKAEFKTPKCPIYQNVTAQAETNPEIIKENLVAQLTAPVRWTQSVMNMINDGATSFTEVGPGNVLQGLVSKINNTVEVSGVK
- a CDS encoding DUF3127 domain-containing protein, with amino-acid sequence MEVKGKVVTVLPLQSGTSQAGNQWKKQEIVIETHDQFPKKICLTLFGDRVDQYPVAQNDEIVASIDIESREYNGRWYTNINAWKIEKATADAAPAPQPAPMPTFEPQSEVDELPF
- a CDS encoding M20 family metallo-hydrolase, whose translation is MNSEVIDEILYDSTSLLKKMISLPSHSREESEVADLLVEFVKNKITSCEVNRIGNNVWVVSKEFNDTKPTILLNSHIDTVKPVEGWSRNPYSALEEEGKLFGLGSNDAGASVIALLAAFRVLVDSNQKYNLIFAASAEEEVSGKNGMECLIKQLPDISFAIVGEPTNMRPATAEKGLMVLDCSVKGVSGHAARNEGVNAIYKAIKTIEGIKSYKFEKVSPLLGEVKLTVTGINAGTQHNVIPDVCSFMIDVRPNGMYSNVEVWEILKGQFPECEFTPRSTRLNSSSIDENHPFMQRCNLLGLESFGSPTLSDQALIPYTSVKIGPGDSARSHTADEFVYFSEIREAIELYVRLLDGLQI
- a CDS encoding glycosyltransferase; this translates as MKSNIELSIVIPAYNAEKYINRCISSITEANIKEDIYEIIAIDDASTDSTYAILNELSQDIPQLKVYHRQKSGPGGVRNLGLNYSKGRYIMFVDIDDHLNTKNFKHFVEVLLPMYSHDIIGFDYLKVDEEGNESQVTKKIFPYCREMSGAEYMNMQAPQSVLWGYVYRRKFLLENTLKFIEKNIHDNEYFLIKAFCLAEKITFIPTQLYYYHHAIPTSLTNKPDTTHQELYVNQLLNVITELQKFGFLLGDPLSEEGLNRKLDLLSARLLRRLIALNYSEDFIKETLIKLEKMDLYPLREAKYSLRYRLLRRATKTPDKLIECKGYKNSKLKNRVTQYFLSM